One window of the Oncorhynchus clarkii lewisi isolate Uvic-CL-2024 chromosome 19, UVic_Ocla_1.0, whole genome shotgun sequence genome contains the following:
- the LOC139374266 gene encoding neuroglobin-1, producing MEKLTEKEKELIRVSWESLGKNKVPHGVIMFSRLFELEPALLNLFHYNTNCGTIQDCLSSPEFLDHVTKVMLVIDAAVSHLDNLHTLEDFLLNLGKKHQAVGVNTQSFAVVGESLLYMLQCSLGQGYTAPLRQAWLNMYTIVVAAMSRGWAKNGEHKTD from the exons ATGGAGAagctgacagagaaagagaaggagctGATCCGAGTCAGCTGGGAGAGTCTTGGCAAGAACAAAGTTCCACACGGAGTCATCATGTTCTCCAG ACTGTTTGAACTAGAGCCTGCACTCCTCAACCTCTttcactacaacacaaactgTGGCACCATACAAGACTGCCTCTCCAGCCCTGAGTTCCTGGACCATGTCACAAAG GTAATGTTGGTGATCGATGCAGCAGTCAGTCACCTGGACAACCTCCATACCTTGGAGGATTTTCTGCTCAACCTGGGGAAGAAGCACCAGGCAGTCGGGGTTAACACCCAGTCCTTCGCT GTGGTGGGGGAGTCCCTTCTTTACATGTTGCAGTGCAGTCTGGGTCAGGGGTACACAGCCCCGCTGCGTCAGGCCTGGCTCAACATGTACACCATTGTAGTGGCGGCCATGAGCAGAGGATGGGCCAAGAACGGAGAACACAAGACTGACTGA